A DNA window from Bacteroides cellulosilyticus contains the following coding sequences:
- a CDS encoding GNAT family N-acetyltransferase, with translation MMLNKINTIERYVEIVEQYRSKEGASNDYLQREAETLINNGELFEVCDRHNAFLFVKKNTGFRMYYYINDFNAKPDFNELKDVVVEILYRGKSYFPQKEIEFLEKVGFRVNLIRDQYLGVYKDLERPIKIEGVKVEFAKNLWEIEKACKLFNDSFDILSGDYITSDMYEKLLINNAIWIAHGIDNDEFLGALHQTFTGKTACISHVAVIPEGRGRHVGQVLLDTFIENNMENEKHRYMLWVQHQNTVAVSMYQKKGFKYTFKSTISLIK, from the coding sequence ATGATGCTCAATAAAATAAATACTATTGAACGATATGTGGAGATAGTTGAACAATATCGAAGTAAAGAAGGGGCTTCCAACGATTATTTGCAAAGAGAAGCGGAGACTTTGATAAATAACGGTGAACTTTTTGAAGTTTGTGATAGGCATAATGCTTTTCTTTTTGTGAAAAAAAATACTGGATTTAGAATGTATTATTATATCAATGATTTTAATGCAAAACCAGATTTTAATGAACTTAAAGATGTAGTGGTTGAAATTTTATATCGTGGAAAAAGTTATTTTCCACAGAAAGAAATAGAATTTCTTGAAAAGGTAGGGTTTAGGGTTAATCTTATTAGAGACCAGTATTTAGGAGTATATAAGGATTTGGAAAGACCAATTAAAATAGAAGGGGTGAAAGTCGAATTTGCAAAAAACTTATGGGAGATAGAAAAAGCTTGTAAGTTATTTAATGATTCATTTGATATTTTGAGTGGCGATTATATAACTTCTGATATGTATGAAAAATTATTGATAAATAATGCTATTTGGATTGCGCATGGCATTGATAATGATGAATTTCTAGGGGCATTGCATCAGACTTTTACAGGTAAAACAGCTTGTATTTCACATGTGGCAGTTATTCCTGAAGGAAGAGGTAGACACGTAGGACAGGTTCTGCTTGATACGTTTATAGAAAATAATATGGAAAATGAGAAACATCGTTATATGCTTTGGGTACAACATCAGAATACTGTAGCTGTTAGTATGTATCAGAAGAAAGGATTTAAGTATACTTTTAAATCGACAATATCATTAATAAAATAA
- a CDS encoding DegT/DnrJ/EryC1/StrS family aminotransferase has product MKIPFSPPYIDEAVINEVVDSLRSGWITSGPKVKALEEEIKVFSNAKEVLCVNSWTSGAIMMLRWLGVTAEDEVIVPAYTYSATALAVLHAGAKPAMVDSGEDFNISVDAIRKAITPRTKAIIPVDIAGFPCDYDRIMRLVNEPEIRNLFQATSLVQEKLGRILVMNDAAHSLGAYYSKNQRTGCETDIAIFSLHAVKNVTTAEGGAICLNLPEPFDNAELYKELRMMSLNCQTKDAFSKSKAGGWRYDIVGLGMKINMADVNAAIGLAQIREYPELLKERKRVFNTYSKAFADCDWAILPPSEDGEKESSYHIYALRIKDFTEEQRDRMIDEIAKSEVAVNVHFIPMPMLSFFSSLGYDIKNYPQAYENFKGEISLPIYPQLDEEKLDFIIKAVKDAYLKVTVDR; this is encoded by the coding sequence ATGAAAATTCCATTTTCGCCCCCTTATATTGACGAGGCGGTCATCAACGAAGTCGTTGATTCGTTACGTTCCGGCTGGATAACTTCCGGTCCTAAAGTAAAAGCATTGGAAGAAGAAATAAAAGTATTCTCTAATGCAAAAGAAGTGCTTTGTGTAAACTCATGGACTTCGGGAGCTATTATGATGCTTCGTTGGTTGGGAGTAACTGCTGAAGATGAAGTAATTGTGCCGGCGTATACATATAGTGCTACGGCATTAGCAGTCCTTCATGCGGGTGCAAAGCCTGCTATGGTAGATTCCGGAGAGGATTTCAATATCTCTGTGGATGCTATTCGAAAAGCAATTACGCCAAGGACCAAGGCTATTATTCCGGTAGATATTGCAGGCTTCCCTTGTGATTACGACCGTATCATGAGACTCGTTAATGAACCGGAAATACGCAATCTGTTTCAGGCGACGTCATTGGTACAGGAAAAATTAGGACGTATTCTTGTAATGAATGATGCGGCCCATTCTTTGGGAGCTTATTACAGCAAGAATCAGCGTACAGGATGCGAAACGGATATTGCTATCTTCTCTCTTCACGCCGTAAAGAATGTGACGACGGCCGAAGGAGGAGCCATCTGCCTGAATTTGCCCGAACCGTTTGATAATGCGGAACTCTACAAAGAATTGCGTATGATGAGTTTGAATTGTCAAACTAAAGATGCTTTTTCCAAATCCAAAGCCGGTGGTTGGCGTTATGACATAGTCGGTCTGGGAATGAAAATAAATATGGCTGATGTAAATGCAGCTATCGGTTTGGCTCAGATACGGGAATATCCTGAACTACTGAAAGAACGTAAAAGAGTATTCAATACCTATTCTAAAGCATTTGCTGATTGTGACTGGGCTATTTTGCCACCTTCTGAAGATGGAGAAAAAGAAAGCTCATATCATATCTATGCATTGCGTATCAAAGATTTCACAGAGGAACAGCGTGATCGTATGATTGATGAAATCGCGAAAAGTGAGGTTGCCGTGAACGTCCATTTTATCCCGATGCCGATGCTTTCCTTCTTCAGCTCATTGGGATATGATATAAAGAACTATCCACAAGCTTATGAGAATTTTAAAGGTGAAATCTCCTTGCCCATTTATCCACAGTTGGATGAAGAAAAGCTGGACTTTATAATCAAAGCTGTAAAAGATGCATACCTTAAAGTGACTGTTGATAGGTGA
- a CDS encoding SDR family NAD(P)-dependent oxidoreductase, protein MNSAIDFTNKTFVVAGAGGIGAATAKTLNAYGARILLLDFNENNLNRTLLELKGEGNKTYICDFSAIHTIEPCVNSIIEENGPVDGLVFCVGVGVVRPLKLSKYEFMLKVMNINFFSFIEMIRCFSTRNAYNLQGMNVVGVSAIGAFLGNSTKTAYCASKAAMNSAVRCIAKELAPKNIRINTVAPGVTDTPMARMSENYGGDSEEYKQILHRQYLGICQPEDIANTVVYLMSDLSKMVTGSCISVDGGKLSS, encoded by the coding sequence ATGAATAGTGCTATAGATTTTACAAATAAGACTTTTGTTGTGGCTGGTGCTGGTGGCATTGGTGCTGCTACAGCTAAAACACTTAATGCTTATGGTGCTCGAATTCTTTTATTAGATTTCAATGAAAATAATCTCAATAGAACTTTACTAGAACTCAAAGGTGAAGGAAATAAAACATATATATGTGACTTCTCGGCAATCCATACTATTGAACCTTGTGTAAACTCCATTATTGAAGAGAATGGTCCTGTGGACGGATTGGTATTTTGTGTTGGAGTTGGTGTAGTGCGTCCCTTAAAGTTGTCAAAATACGAATTTATGCTGAAAGTGATGAATATTAATTTTTTTTCATTCATAGAGATGATAAGATGTTTTTCTACTCGTAACGCATATAATTTACAAGGTATGAATGTTGTTGGCGTTTCAGCAATTGGTGCTTTTCTTGGAAATTCAACGAAAACTGCATATTGTGCATCTAAGGCTGCTATGAATTCTGCTGTTCGCTGTATTGCAAAAGAATTAGCTCCTAAAAATATTCGTATAAATACAGTTGCACCTGGTGTTACTGATACTCCTATGGCAAGAATGTCTGAAAATTATGGGGGGGATTCTGAGGAATACAAACAGATACTACACCGACAGTATTTAGGCATTTGTCAGCCCGAAGACATTGCAAATACAGTGGTTTATTTAATGAGTGACTTGTCTAAAATGGTTACAGGTAGTTGCATTAGTGTTGATGGCGGTAAATTATCATCATAA
- a CDS encoding acyl carrier protein, whose amino-acid sequence MEKLLEILQRVRPDVDFNNETLLIDDGILDSMDVVSIISELDDEFGVQVRINELIPDNFNSVEAIWNLIQNLKNPKENTK is encoded by the coding sequence ATGGAGAAACTATTGGAAATATTGCAGCGTGTTCGACCAGATGTCGATTTCAACAATGAAACATTATTAATTGATGATGGAATTTTGGATTCAATGGATGTCGTGTCTATTATATCTGAGTTAGATGATGAATTTGGCGTACAAGTTCGTATTAATGAACTAATTCCCGATAATTTCAATTCAGTTGAAGCGATTTGGAATTTGATTCAGAACTTGAAAAATCCTAAAGAAAATACTAAATGA
- a CDS encoding acyl carrier protein, which produces MLELENGTLTVETKLSTVDEFDSMAKLSLIVISDEEFGKKLTGEQLREFKTIGDILTFWE; this is translated from the coding sequence ATGCTGGAACTAGAGAATGGTACATTGACTGTGGAGACGAAACTTTCTACGGTAGATGAATTTGATTCTATGGCGAAACTTTCGCTTATTGTTATTTCTGATGAAGAATTCGGAAAGAAATTAACAGGTGAACAGCTTCGTGAGTTCAAAACCATAGGTGATATTCTTACATTTTGGGAATAA
- a CDS encoding ATP-binding protein, giving the protein MKFYNREKELDELQKVRELAFSEHSKLTVLTGRRRIGKTSLIFKSCENTPTLYWFVKRSNEADLCSKFAETVALVLNITIPGKIYNFTELFEFVMEQGIRNKFNLVIDEFQEFYNINPSVYSGMQDIWDRFRTRTNVNLIVSGSVYTLMEQIFKNAKEPLYGRSDRVLKLYPFTTDVIKQILHDYKPDYTPDDLLALYTFTGGVPKYIELLMDAGTTEMESMVDFMVQPDSPFIDEGNTLLIQEFGKKYGNYFSIIGAIAEGRNTITEMEAKLGISLGGYLKRLEEDYSIVSKKRPIFSKEGTQTVRYEISDPFLRFWFRYFDKYQSLLEIRNFSGLSSIIKRDYPTYSGFMLEDYFRQKMIESGEFLNIGSWWETKGNANEIDIVGIYLFEKKALIAEVKRLRKNFKPELFQSKIEAIHKKVLFKYEIEGKCLTLEDM; this is encoded by the coding sequence ATGAAATTCTACAACCGCGAGAAAGAATTGGACGAACTGCAAAAAGTGCGTGAGTTAGCTTTTTCAGAACATTCAAAGCTAACAGTTTTGACAGGGCGTCGACGCATAGGCAAAACAAGCCTGATATTTAAGAGTTGCGAAAACACTCCTACTCTTTATTGGTTCGTCAAACGAAGCAATGAGGCCGATTTGTGCTCTAAGTTTGCAGAAACCGTTGCCCTAGTTTTAAATATAACTATTCCCGGAAAGATATACAACTTCACTGAACTCTTTGAGTTTGTTATGGAACAGGGCATCCGGAATAAATTCAATTTAGTTATCGATGAGTTTCAGGAATTCTATAATATCAATCCCTCCGTTTACAGTGGCATGCAGGACATTTGGGACCGTTTCCGTACCCGAACAAATGTCAACCTCATCGTCAGTGGCTCTGTATACACATTAATGGAGCAGATATTCAAGAATGCCAAAGAACCATTATATGGAAGGAGTGACAGAGTTTTGAAATTGTATCCCTTTACCACTGATGTTATCAAACAAATACTACATGATTACAAACCTGACTACACGCCTGATGACTTACTGGCACTCTACACATTTACCGGAGGCGTCCCTAAATATATAGAATTATTAATGGATGCCGGAACAACTGAAATGGAAAGCATGGTTGACTTCATGGTACAGCCCGACTCTCCCTTTATAGATGAAGGAAACACTTTATTAATACAAGAATTCGGAAAGAAATACGGCAATTATTTCTCTATTATAGGAGCTATTGCCGAGGGAAGAAATACGATTACTGAAATGGAAGCGAAGTTAGGGATCAGCCTAGGCGGATATCTGAAACGCCTGGAAGAAGATTATAGCATAGTTTCCAAAAAGCGCCCTATATTCTCGAAAGAAGGGACGCAAACCGTAAGGTATGAAATATCCGATCCATTTTTACGTTTCTGGTTCCGGTATTTCGATAAATATCAATCATTGCTGGAGATACGGAATTTCAGTGGATTAAGTAGTATTATTAAAAGAGACTATCCTACTTATTCAGGTTTCATGTTAGAGGACTATTTTCGCCAGAAAATGATAGAGAGCGGGGAATTTCTGAATATCGGCTCTTGGTGGGAAACTAAAGGTAATGCTAATGAGATAGATATAGTGGGGATTTATTTATTTGAGAAAAAAGCACTTATTGCAGAAGTTAAACGATTGCGAAAGAATTTCAAACCTGAGTTGTTCCAAAGCAAGATAGAAGCGATTCATAAAAAAGTACTTTTCAAATATGAGATTGAGGGAAAATGCTTGACGTTGGAGGATATGTAA
- a CDS encoding SDR family oxidoreductase: MDLTDKRILLIGGSNALDEAIFRQIKELGAKVEVYEERNTAHIEPYIKQLVKSNGAFDGVVFAIVHSDFKPLQFVKPGNLNEILNDNFNVFIEVVRSLRKAKGMENGASIVAMSSISSIKAMKAKMAFCSSKAALDAAVRCLAVEFANDGIRVNSVQKGGVDADFEKNHIQSISAINGGLVQQQILGLTKAEEVANVIAFLLSDATKTITGTSVVIDGGYIL, encoded by the coding sequence ATGGATTTGACTGATAAGCGTATATTGCTTATTGGAGGTTCAAATGCTTTAGACGAAGCAATTTTTCGTCAGATCAAAGAACTTGGTGCGAAAGTCGAAGTGTATGAAGAGAGAAATACAGCACACATTGAGCCATATATCAAGCAACTCGTAAAATCCAATGGTGCCTTTGATGGTGTTGTATTTGCTATTGTACACAGTGATTTTAAACCACTTCAATTTGTTAAACCTGGAAATTTGAATGAAATTTTGAATGACAATTTCAATGTTTTTATTGAGGTCGTACGTTCGCTCAGGAAAGCAAAAGGGATGGAAAACGGAGCAAGTATTGTAGCAATGTCCTCTATTAGTAGCATCAAAGCTATGAAAGCAAAGATGGCTTTCTGTTCTTCAAAAGCTGCTTTGGATGCAGCTGTTAGGTGTTTGGCTGTTGAATTTGCCAATGATGGTATTCGAGTGAATTCTGTCCAAAAAGGTGGAGTTGACGCTGATTTTGAAAAAAATCATATTCAGAGTATTAGTGCTATTAATGGCGGTTTAGTACAGCAGCAGATTTTGGGGTTGACAAAAGCTGAAGAGGTAGCAAATGTAATCGCCTTTTTACTTAGTGATGCTACTAAAACGATTACGGGTACATCAGTAGTAATAGATGGAGGATATATATTATGA
- a CDS encoding sugar transferase: MIRFFDILFSFLGILFLSPVFLFLYIAIRLESKGGGFYKQLRVGRGGTDFYVYKFRSMRIGADKQGLITVGGRDPRITRIGYFIRKYKLDELPQLFNVLKGDMSLVGPRPEVRKYVELYTEEQRRVLSVRPGITDYASIEYVDENTILGQAEDADKAYVELILPDKIRYNMKYIGHQSVMEYFKIIFLTIWSIVR; the protein is encoded by the coding sequence ATGATTCGTTTTTTTGATATTTTATTTTCCTTTCTGGGTATTCTATTCTTATCTCCTGTTTTCCTTTTCCTGTATATTGCTATCCGTCTGGAAAGTAAAGGTGGTGGTTTCTATAAACAGCTACGTGTGGGACGTGGAGGGACGGATTTTTATGTCTATAAGTTCCGCTCAATGCGTATAGGAGCTGATAAGCAAGGTTTGATAACTGTAGGCGGACGAGATCCCCGGATTACCCGTATCGGGTATTTTATCCGCAAATATAAATTAGATGAACTACCTCAGTTATTCAATGTATTGAAGGGTGATATGAGTCTGGTAGGGCCGCGTCCGGAGGTTCGTAAATATGTGGAACTCTACACTGAGGAACAGCGGAGAGTGTTGTCTGTTCGCCCGGGAATTACGGATTATGCATCTATAGAATATGTAGATGAAAATACGATTTTGGGACAGGCTGAGGATGCGGACAAAGCGTATGTAGAGCTGATACTTCCGGATAAGATACGCTACAATATGAAATATATTGGGCATCAGTCTGTAATGGAATATTTCAAGATTATATTTTTGACTATATGGAGCATTGTTCGTTGA
- a CDS encoding MFS transporter, with protein sequence MVQDGKSQEIDETDGLPFPQRIWAVVAIGFALCMSVLDINISTVILPTLAHDFGTSDSVITWIVNGYQLAIVVSLLSFSALGEIFGYRKVFLSGIALFCVTSLICALSDSFWTLTTARIFQGFSASAITSVNTAQLRLIYPKKQIGRGMGINAMVIAISAAAGPSVASGILSIASWHWLFAINLPLGIIALILGIKYLPEQKELSKRKFDVISAVANAITFGLLIYTLDGFAHHERYDYLIIQSVILIVVGTYYVRRQLGQESPLLPLDLLRIPIFRLSILTSICSFTAQMLAMISLPFFLQNTLGHSEVMTGLLLTPWPLATLFAAPAAGYLVERIHPGILGSIGMGIFCIGLYSLSMLDAESSIVSICLRLALCGVGFGLFQTPNNSTMIASAPKQRSGGASGMMGMARLMGQTFGTTLVALLFSWVVGSKSTEVCLITGSVFALIAAVVSSLRLSQASVLKE encoded by the coding sequence ATGGTTCAGGATGGAAAATCACAGGAAATAGACGAAACGGACGGGCTGCCATTTCCGCAACGAATATGGGCGGTAGTGGCCATTGGATTCGCTCTCTGCATGTCAGTGCTCGATATCAACATCAGTACTGTAATCCTCCCTACCCTCGCACATGATTTTGGAACTTCGGACTCTGTGATTACCTGGATTGTCAATGGTTATCAATTGGCTATTGTAGTGTCATTACTTTCTTTTTCTGCATTGGGCGAAATCTTCGGATATCGTAAGGTATTCCTCTCCGGCATTGCTTTATTTTGTGTGACATCACTTATATGTGCCTTATCCGATTCCTTCTGGACTCTGACAACCGCCCGTATTTTCCAGGGATTCAGTGCATCAGCTATCACCAGTGTAAATACAGCCCAGCTTCGTCTTATCTATCCGAAAAAACAGATAGGACGTGGAATGGGGATTAATGCAATGGTAATTGCCATATCAGCGGCGGCAGGTCCTTCTGTTGCCAGTGGTATTTTGTCAATAGCTTCCTGGCACTGGTTATTTGCGATAAATCTGCCATTGGGGATCATTGCCCTGATATTGGGAATCAAGTATCTTCCTGAGCAAAAGGAACTATCGAAACGTAAGTTTGACGTTATCAGTGCGGTGGCTAATGCTATTACCTTCGGATTATTGATTTATACATTGGATGGTTTTGCGCATCATGAACGCTATGATTATCTGATAATCCAGTCAGTGATATTGATTGTCGTAGGAACATATTATGTACGTCGGCAGTTGGGGCAAGAGTCCCCCCTGTTGCCGTTAGACTTACTGAGAATCCCCATTTTCAGGCTCTCGATTCTGACTTCCATCTGTTCATTCACCGCGCAGATGCTGGCTATGATTTCGCTGCCCTTCTTTCTGCAAAACACATTGGGACATAGCGAAGTCATGACGGGACTCCTACTGACTCCTTGGCCTCTCGCCACACTGTTTGCTGCACCGGCCGCCGGCTACTTGGTAGAACGTATTCACCCGGGAATATTGGGAAGTATCGGGATGGGAATATTCTGTATAGGTCTTTACTCGCTTTCGATGTTGGACGCAGAATCATCGATTGTCAGTATCTGTTTACGGTTAGCTCTTTGTGGAGTCGGATTCGGACTCTTTCAGACACCGAATAACAGTACAATGATTGCTTCCGCACCCAAACAGCGTTCCGGTGGAGCCAGTGGAATGATGGGAATGGCACGGCTCATGGGGCAGACATTCGGAACTACGCTTGTAGCACTTCTATTCAGTTGGGTGGTAGGAAGCAAAAGTACGGAAGTATGCTTGATAACAGGGAGTGTATTTGCACTGATTGCGGCGGTGGTGAGTAGTTTGAGGTTGTCACAAGCATCGGTGTTGAAAGAATAA
- a CDS encoding MBL fold metallo-hydrolase, producing MLKVKKIINDAPSSNMYVLFEEGQNNAFLIDVSDVKVLFNELPKDLNIRGIFLTHTHFDHIAGINELVSRFPSCSIYTSKYGEEALYDDRKNFSFYYEHSTIYEGQNVILLSSGDEVQLFNNVMLYVIETPGHCPSCLTYYTDNYIFTGDSYIPNVKVVTKLPYGDKIKAETSIEHILCLAESRIVYAGHDVDKWKSIL from the coding sequence ATGCTCAAGGTTAAAAAAATCATTAACGATGCCCCTTCTTCAAATATGTATGTACTATTTGAGGAGGGGCAGAATAATGCTTTTCTTATAGATGTGAGTGATGTAAAAGTGTTGTTTAATGAATTGCCGAAAGATTTGAATATTCGAGGGATTTTTCTTACACATACACACTTCGACCACATTGCAGGCATAAATGAGCTTGTTTCACGATTTCCTAGTTGTAGTATTTATACATCAAAATATGGAGAAGAAGCATTGTATGACGATAGGAAAAATTTTTCGTTTTATTATGAACATTCTACCATATATGAAGGTCAGAATGTGATACTCCTTTCAAGTGGTGATGAAGTTCAATTATTTAATAATGTAATGTTATACGTAATTGAGACACCTGGTCATTGTCCAAGTTGTTTGACTTATTATACGGATAACTATATTTTCACAGGAGATAGTTATATTCCTAATGTTAAAGTTGTAACTAAATTACCGTATGGTGATAAAATAAAAGCAGAGACTTCTATTGAACATATTCTTTGTTTGGCTGAAAGCAGAATTGTTTATGCAGGACATGATGTGGATAAGTGGAAAAGTATTTTGTAG
- a CDS encoding amino acid adenylation domain-containing protein, translating into MITNILSYLDAMAQRFPDKTAIADEKTFLTFAEWKYQAEVIGTALGIATDKQMRRPVLVFVDRRIEGLVGFMGVVESGNFYVPIDCKMPDQRVKLINDVLNPIAAITTTVADDKILDLIEFKGVRFNYAEVIDNEVDKAYIADVRSKVIDTDPLYSIFTSGSTGVPKGVVISHRGAIDLAEWLVETFGFDETDALGNQTPFYFDGSVKDIYICLKSGATLNIIAKKYFTFTKLLVKFLNERKITTILWATSAVVLVGNSQILNDSVPKYIKRVFFAGEAMPAKQLKVWIHKLPNAQYVNLYGPTEITVDCTYYVVNRDFDDDEYIPIGKACHNMEVLVFNDQDKLVGVNEIGELCVRGTGVALGYYNNEIKTHEVFVQNPLHNFYDDKIYRTGDIVKYNKHGEIEFVSRKDFQIKHMGHRIELEEIEVVVNSIADISNAACIFDQEKDSIILYYTTVSGEELDIINLIKDKLPKYMFPNEVFHLRVLPYNMNGKIDRIELKKNYDAQ; encoded by the coding sequence ATGATAACAAATATTCTTTCCTATCTTGATGCAATGGCACAACGCTTTCCTGATAAAACAGCTATTGCTGATGAAAAGACTTTTTTGACTTTTGCCGAATGGAAATATCAAGCTGAAGTCATTGGAACAGCGTTAGGTATTGCTACAGATAAGCAGATGCGTAGACCTGTACTGGTATTTGTCGATCGTCGGATAGAAGGACTTGTGGGATTTATGGGCGTAGTGGAGAGTGGCAATTTTTATGTACCTATCGACTGTAAGATGCCTGATCAGCGTGTAAAGCTCATCAATGATGTGCTTAATCCGATAGCGGCTATCACTACTACGGTTGCTGATGATAAGATACTTGACTTGATTGAGTTTAAAGGGGTGCGTTTCAATTATGCAGAGGTGATAGATAATGAGGTGGACAAGGCGTATATTGCAGATGTTCGATCTAAAGTGATAGACACTGATCCTCTCTATTCTATCTTTACTAGTGGTTCGACTGGAGTTCCCAAAGGAGTAGTAATTAGTCACCGTGGTGCTATTGATCTTGCAGAGTGGCTTGTCGAAACATTTGGATTTGATGAAACTGATGCACTTGGAAATCAAACTCCATTCTATTTTGACGGTTCGGTGAAGGATATTTATATTTGTTTGAAGTCGGGTGCTACGCTCAACATTATAGCCAAGAAGTATTTCACTTTTACAAAATTGTTGGTGAAGTTCCTTAATGAACGAAAGATTACAACTATCTTATGGGCTACATCTGCTGTAGTGCTAGTTGGTAATAGCCAAATACTAAATGATAGTGTTCCAAAATATATAAAACGTGTATTTTTTGCAGGTGAAGCAATGCCGGCAAAGCAACTGAAAGTTTGGATACATAAATTACCAAATGCTCAATACGTAAATTTGTATGGACCAACCGAAATTACTGTTGACTGTACCTATTATGTAGTGAATCGTGATTTTGATGACGATGAATACATACCTATTGGTAAAGCTTGTCATAATATGGAAGTACTGGTGTTCAATGATCAAGATAAGCTTGTAGGAGTGAATGAGATAGGTGAGTTATGTGTGCGTGGTACCGGTGTAGCTCTTGGTTATTATAACAACGAAATTAAAACTCATGAGGTATTTGTCCAAAATCCGCTTCATAATTTTTATGATGATAAAATCTACCGTACGGGTGATATCGTAAAATATAACAAACATGGAGAGATTGAATTTGTGTCACGTAAGGATTTTCAAATAAAACATATGGGGCATCGCATTGAATTAGAAGAAATAGAAGTCGTTGTTAATTCAATTGCAGATATTTCTAATGCTGCTTGTATCTTTGATCAAGAAAAGGATTCCATTATTCTCTATTATACAACTGTTTCAGGTGAAGAACTGGACATTATTAATTTGATAAAAGATAAACTCCCTAAATATATGTTTCCTAATGAAGTCTTTCACTTGAGAGTGTTGCCTTATAATATGAATGGTAAAATAGATCGTATAGAGTTGAAGAAGAATTATGATGCTCAATAA